The genomic region CCCGACTCGGGGGCGGTCGGCGAGTCCCAGGTGGCCCCGGCCGGATCCGGGTTGGCGTGCTTGGCGACGAAGTCCTTGATGACGGCCTCGGAGACGGTGGTGCAGCGCTGGGTGCGGTCCCAGGCGGTCAGGACGAAGTGCTTGCCGTCCGGGAACGTGGACCGGGTCCAGGGGACGCCGATGAACCGCGGGCCGGCGTTGGCGGCCAGCGACCGCAGCTTCTCGACCTGAGCGGCCGGCAGGCTCTTGTCGTACCACCCGACGATGAAGCCGTGTTCGAGATTGTGCACGGCGCGCTCGACCGGGATGCCCGACGCCGGGTTGTAGAACGCGATGCCGTCGGGCAGCGGGTCCGGGTTGTGGCTGCCCGAGGACGGCGGCGACGCCTTGTAGCTCACCGCCGTGCTGATGTGCGTCGAGCCCTGGGAGGCGTCGTTGACGGTGCCGGTGCAGCCGGCCGCCGC from Frankia alni ACN14a harbors:
- a CDS encoding DUF3105 domain-containing protein gives rise to the protein MGKKSAERNVRLEQLRREQKRAERRRALLIYGTSGFVVVLLLVGIIIYSVADTHSKNKTREVGYVAAASTAAAAAGCTGTVNDASQGSTHISTAVSYKASPPSSGSHNPDPLPDGIAFYNPASGIPVERAVHNLEHGFIVGWYDKSLPAAQVEKLRSLAANAGPRFIGVPWTRSTFPDGKHFVLTAWDRTQRCTTVSEAVIKDFVAKHANPDPAGATWDSPTAPESGAQGGTLDVSADGPLTAPAGASAATPTPGGGTMSLSPTSPTPAP